A region of the Bacillus sp. NP247 genome:
GGTTCAACAGGATCCATTGGTACATCTGCATTAAATGTCGTTTCAGCTCATCCTGAACATTTTAAAATCGTCGGTTTAACCGCAAATTATAATATCGATCTTCTCGAAAAACAAATCGAGTCGTTTCAGCCTCGTATTGTAAGCGTAGCGACAAAAGAATTAGCGGACACATTACGTTCTCGTATTTCAACAAATACAAAAATTACATATGGAACTGATGGTTTAATTGAAGTATCTACCCATCCTGATACAAATCTTGTATTAAGTTCAGTTGTCGGTGTTTCAGGTTTACTCCCAACAATTGAAGCATTAAAGGCGAAGAAAGATATCGCCATCGCTAACAAAGAAACTTTAGTTTCAGCTGGACATATCGTAACCGAACTAGCGAAACAAAACGGATGCCGCCTAATTCCAGTCGATAGTGAACATTCAGCTATTTTCCAATGTTTAAATGGGGAAAATAATAAGGAAATCGAAAAATTAATTGTTACAGCTTCTGGCGGCGCTTTTCGTGATAAAACACGTGAAGAAATGAGAACATTACAAGCGAAGGATGCATTAAAACACCCAAACTGGTTAATGGGCGCAAAACTAACGATAGATTCTGCCACGTTAATGAATAAAGGGTTTGAAGTGATGGAAGCTAAGTGGCTATTCGATATTCCTTATGAAAAAATTGATGTTATGATTCATAAAGAAAGTATCATTCACTCTTTAGTAGAGTTTATTGATGGATCAGTCATGGCACAGCTCGGTGCCCCTGATATGAGAATGCCGATTCAATATGCGTTTCACTACCCTACTCGACTACCTTCATCCTATGAAAAATTAAATTTATTAGAAATTGGTAGTTTGCATTTTGAAAAACCAAATTTAGAGAAGTTCCCCTGTCTACAATATGCATTTGAATGTGGAAAAATTGGCGGTACAACTCCAGCTGTATTAAATGCAGCGAACGAAATTGCAAATGCACTATTTCTTAAAAATGAAATTACATTTTTCGATATCGAAAAAACAATTTACAATACAGTTGAAGCTCATCATAACGTAAACGACCCTTCACTCGATGCTATATTAGAAGCTGATCAATGGGCACGCCAATACGCAAATCAATTATTAATAAAAAAGAGCTAAAACAGGTTTCTCTGTTTTAGCTCTTTTTTACGTATTCAATTTTACAAATCTATAACTATGTGTAACTAACACTTTTAATATCGCATACCCTGGAATTGCTAAAACTATCCCCATAATACCGAATAAGTTTCCAGCAGTTAAAATGATAAATATAATTGTAATCGGATGGATATCTAGCTTTTTCCCCATTACTTGCGGGGAGATAAACTTACCTTCTGCTAATTGCACAACCATCATAACGATAATTACCTTTAAAACCATTCCTGGCGAGTCAATAAATGCGATAATTAACGCTGGAGTTATTGCGATAACTGGACCTACGTACGGAACGATATTTACAATCATCGCTAAAATAGCAAGTAATACCGCATATTTAATACCAATAATAAGGTAACCAATTAATAGCATGATACCGATAAACAAGCTAACGATAATTTGCCCTCTTATATACGAACTAATCGCATAATGCATATCATCTAGTATTCTCATTGCTGCCGGTTGTCTTTGCTCTGAAATAAACTTCAAAAAGTGATTCGGTAATTGTTCACCATCTTTTAATAGATAGAACAATATAAACGGAACCATGACAAATGTTAAAACAACTTCTGTAAGTGTACTTAAAAATCCAGTTACATTTCCAGTTACTGATGATAATGACTTTGTAAAATCGACTGTGTAGTCTTTTACTATATTCGCTACATCAATATTTAAATTCTCCTGAATTTTACCGAGTAAATTACTTTCCCCAAATCTACGTGCTGCTCGTTCGATTTCATGACCGAAATACGGTAAGTTATCTATTAATGCATCAATTTGATCTTTAATAATAGGGATAACCGTTACAACTAAAAACACAAATAATCCTAGTACTATTAAATATATCGAGGCTATCGATACGATTCTTGAAACACCTTTCTTTTCTAAAAGTGAAACGAATGGGTGCAAGATATAAAATAGCACTCCGGCTAATAATACCGGGAAGAAGATTGTTTTTAAAAAGACGATAAACGGGGTAAAAACGAAAGAAATTTTTGTTAGCAATAATATGTTAATGAACAATAATGCAAATCCAAGTAACACTGCTAAATAATTTTGTTCTCTAAAAAACTTTTTTAACTTGTCTCTTTTTCTTATATTTACTTTCTCCAATGAAACCACCTCTTTGAATGATGAAAAGCCCTTCCTCAGGGCTTTTCATCATTATCTATATCTTTATTTCCTTGCAGCTTTCACTACAAATGATACAATAAGAATTAATACGATTGCTCCTAATAATGCTGGCACGACATGAATTCCACCAAATGATGGCCCAAAAGATCCAAATAATCTACTGCCTAACGAAGCACCTAATAAACCTGCGATAATATTTCCGAACATACCACCTGGGAAATTTTTACCCGTTATAGAACTAGCAATTGCACCTATAATAGCACCAACTATTAATGTGATAATCCATCCCATTTTTAGTCCTCCATTTCTATTATAGTTTTGTATGATCAAATACAAGAGTAACAAAACTCCCATATAAGATTACTAATTCATTTACACTAACCATATTCTGCTATAAAAATAAACGCAAGGACATTTTATGTATGGATATACATATATTATATGCAAAAAAGAAAAATATTGTCAAACTTACCCATCAATCAATTATATTAATATATCATATTCAAAGGGGGCTTCATTATCTATGATTCATAAGTTACATTCCAGTTCTTTTGAGGTAGCAGCATCCATTTTACAGATTCAAATTCCAGCTTATAAAGTTGAAGCAGATTATTTAAACAGTACTGCAATACCCCGTTTATATGATACTGTAAACGATATTCAAAGTTGCGTTGAAACATTCTATGGATATTTTTCTGAAGATAAACTTGTCGGCTTTATTTCTTTTATACAAGAAGCAAAGCTAATTGATATTCACCGACTAGTTGTATCGCCTGATTTTTTTAAAAAAGGAATCGCAACGAAACTCCTACTTTATATATTTAACATGTTCCCTTCTTCAATGGCATACATTGTACAAACAGGTAAAGCAAATACCCCCGCTATTGCATTGTATAAAAAACACGGATTCATTGAAGTAGCGGATACAACATTTCCTGATGATTTGATTCTTACGCAATTAAAAAATCAGAAAACATAAAATAGTTTGACTTAGTTATCTCTTTATGTTATTTTTTACTTTATAAAACCTTTTGCTGAGTCCGAATTTTTGGAGCGGGGGAACCATTTTTGTAGCAATGCTACTTGGGGCGAATCTTTTTTAAGTAGGGAAACTCTCACTTCCCGAGTCCGACAGCTAACCTCGTAAGCGTAATGGGAGAGGAAGGTGCTTTTTGCCTATGTTACACAGTATACCTCCTTAGTTATAATTATGGGAACGATATCAATTAAAAACCTATATTTATAGAAAAGGAGAGATGTATTATGTTACGTTTATCTGATCACGCAATAAAAATGATGGAGCAAAGACTTCGACTCGAACAACATCGCACATATCAAGCAAATAAAGTTGTAGATAACTTACATCACAAATACTTTTTTCAGCATATTTTTCAACCGAAGAGATAAATAAACCATGCATACAATATTTAACACAAAAAGATTTGCAATTATGAACTGCAAATCTTTTTGTATTAGCATTAAAAATAATCTTGCATCAATTTATTCATCCAATCTGGAACACTAACATTTTCCCTTGCATCAAAAGCAGCAATATATGGTTTTATATCTAAAATAGCCGTTTGATCATTAGCATCTAATCCTTGCACAGTCATAACATTATTTTCAATGGACAATATTTCAACAGTAGTAATTCCAATAGGGTTTGGACGATACTTTGTCCGTTGCGCAAAACATCCTTTTTCATCTAAATCACTTAGTCCCCTTGGCTTTCTAGCCCACGACTCGTTATTTTCTTCCTGGAAATCATTCATATAAAAAATAACAATTGCATGATAGTAATCCTCAAGGCCAGCTAATCCTCCAATATACTCTGGATATATATTAATGTTAGAAATAATACTTCACCAATTTTCACCATATTAATATGACTCATTTTTCCCCCTTCTTTATGCAGCATTATTTACTTCCTTACCTTAATAATGAACGTCGTCGGCACCATCCTAGCTTTATATAAAGAATAATACTTCGTAGAAGGCTCTGCTATTTCTCCATCAAATACGCTAGATGGTTCAGGTTCTTCTATTCTCTCAATTGTAAATCCGGCTCTATTTAACTCATTTATGTATGTACTCATTTTTCTCTTATATAATGTCGCTTGTACTTCTTCCCCTTTAAATGTTTCAAACATAATAGGAGTTTCTTCATGATACGAAGACTTTAAAACAATTTCTTCTGTACCATACTGTAAGTTTGAATATACCGGATGCTCCCAGCTAAAAATAAAACTTCCACCTGGCTTTAAATACGAATAAATCAGTTCCAATGTTTTTCTTAAATTAGACGTCCATCCTAATGCATAGATGGAATACACTATATCAAAATGCTCTGTCAGTATATTTACTTCTTCTTCCATTGCCCCGCGTATTAACTTTGGATTCCAATACTTTAACGTTTCATTTGCTGTTTCAATTTGCGTCTCTGAAAGATCGAGTCCCCATAACTCTTTCGCACCGCACTCCGCCATATATCGCAAAGAATGTCCACTACCACATCCGATATCAAGAATACTTTTATTCTCAATGGAGTCGAATAAATGAATTTCCTCTTCTGATGCTGTATACGGTCCGTATTTAGGCAAACAATCTACTTGAAAAAAATGAGG
Encoded here:
- a CDS encoding GNAT family N-acetyltransferase, translated to MIHKLHSSSFEVAASILQIQIPAYKVEADYLNSTAIPRLYDTVNDIQSCVETFYGYFSEDKLVGFISFIQEAKLIDIHRLVVSPDFFKKGIATKLLLYIFNMFPSSMAYIVQTGKANTPAIALYKKHGFIEVADTTFPDDLILTQLKNQKT
- a CDS encoding 1-deoxy-D-xylulose-5-phosphate reductoisomerase; the protein is MVKYISILGSTGSIGTSALNVVSAHPEHFKIVGLTANYNIDLLEKQIESFQPRIVSVATKELADTLRSRISTNTKITYGTDGLIEVSTHPDTNLVLSSVVGVSGLLPTIEALKAKKDIAIANKETLVSAGHIVTELAKQNGCRLIPVDSEHSAIFQCLNGENNKEIEKLIVTASGGAFRDKTREEMRTLQAKDALKHPNWLMGAKLTIDSATLMNKGFEVMEAKWLFDIPYEKIDVMIHKESIIHSLVEFIDGSVMAQLGAPDMRMPIQYAFHYPTRLPSSYEKLNLLEIGSLHFEKPNLEKFPCLQYAFECGKIGGTTPAVLNAANEIANALFLKNEITFFDIEKTIYNTVEAHHNVNDPSLDAILEADQWARQYANQLLIKKS
- a CDS encoding GlsB/YeaQ/YmgE family stress response membrane protein; its protein translation is MGWIITLIVGAIIGAIASSITGKNFPGGMFGNIIAGLLGASLGSRLFGSFGPSFGGIHVVPALLGAIVLILIVSFVVKAARK
- a CDS encoding AI-2E family transporter; translation: MEKVNIRKRDKLKKFFREQNYLAVLLGFALLFINILLLTKISFVFTPFIVFLKTIFFPVLLAGVLFYILHPFVSLLEKKGVSRIVSIASIYLIVLGLFVFLVVTVIPIIKDQIDALIDNLPYFGHEIERAARRFGESNLLGKIQENLNIDVANIVKDYTVDFTKSLSSVTGNVTGFLSTLTEVVLTFVMVPFILFYLLKDGEQLPNHFLKFISEQRQPAAMRILDDMHYAISSYIRGQIIVSLFIGIMLLIGYLIIGIKYAVLLAILAMIVNIVPYVGPVIAITPALIIAFIDSPGMVLKVIIVMMVVQLAEGKFISPQVMGKKLDIHPITIIFIILTAGNLFGIMGIVLAIPGYAILKVLVTHSYRFVKLNT
- a CDS encoding bifunctional 2-polyprenyl-6-hydroxyphenol methylase/3-demethylubiquinol 3-O-methyltransferase UbiG yields the protein MEQTKMLQVNKKCWDVVAPHFFQVDCLPKYGPYTASEEEIHLFDSIENKSILDIGCGSGHSLRYMAECGAKELWGLDLSETQIETANETLKYWNPKLIRGAMEEEVNILTEHFDIVYSIYALGWTSNLRKTLELIYSYLKPGGSFIFSWEHPVYSNLQYGTEEIVLKSSYHEETPIMFETFKGEEVQATLYKRKMSTYINELNRAGFTIERIEEPEPSSVFDGEIAEPSTKYYSLYKARMVPTTFIIKVRK